The Silene latifolia isolate original U9 population chromosome Y, ASM4854445v1, whole genome shotgun sequence sequence tataagaaaagtttaaggaactgaagtcccttaaactaagaaagactaaaaattaaaacaactaaaattaggactattgcctccccggaacggcgccaaaatttgatacccgtcgttgtgagtaccaaagataaaatttataattcctattaagactaacctaggctagtggtaacagggtcgaaccacaagaaggcagatgtaaattctagttgatttatattcagtctaaggtaacaattgtgggggttgagttgaaatgatctatagctaagaacagataaagataataaactaaaaagacggtttaacagataaagaaaggggtactaggatgatcggttcattataacTTCGGCGGCAAAAACTAAGTCGGCCTCGAGTCAACAcagtgaggcgggaaataaagaggtcctctcggtccactcttaacaaatagcatctttcgatctcgctataggtccctaatatcactaatactaactttcgttccgaaaagtgactaacggtctaaactatacctatctttcgatcttagcacagtttagtcgattcaattgatggtctaacaacttaccctatctttcgatctattgggccagtcataaaagggtatctaactggtcgcatgcactcgattcgttaaatacaacaattaaaatcaattaaaacgaaataagctcacgaggtcagtcgatcgaccgggtaaggtggtcgatcgaccaacacgcgggttcaggccgtgtctaatctaatgccgcctatgctacaattcgcctacatcctagcacaaactatttagctactcatgctaagggtgaaaacaataacaTTGACGATGAAATTAGCTACTGAATTCGTGCTTAAAACGGTAAAGaaagcaattaacataaacaatgaaattggttgcgggaaactagctagcaattctaaactattgataaaataaagatgaactaaaattaggcgaaagaataccgaattgcagaggaaagattagttattaaggaccgaaaatccaatgctcaacaatcccaaaccctaattatctttCAAGATCCATATGCGGAAACTTACtgaataaaacttaggtaaaacTTGGATGAAAAACTGAATAATAGACTTGATGCtaaactaggtattctcagttacgttatatagaaagttcacgtaacaattattccaaaaccttaACTTAAcaggcttcaagttcctcggtcttttattTCACGTCTGGAACcgcagtgtggtcgatcgactaaggtaggtggtcgatcgactggtcctcagtgtacagtagcttctggaacccgaacattggtcgatcgactgagggtgatggtcgatcgactgcttgagctgctacttgacttcttaaaactcgtggacttgtcttttgggccttgaattgcgcaccaagctcattcctcgggtgaatacttcacgtcaaatgcaatgtaggatacttggggacggatttagctcgatttccgctggattcttcacatttctacaataatgtacaaaatacggaagtagacggaaatagggagaaatgcagcataaactacaagaatgagctctgaaatgcgtgtagaatgggaagtaaaacatcatataaaagacacgcatcaagtgttacgtatatttgctatataacgtaacctagtttccaGAGATTTTCATTCAGAAATTTacctagttttacattcagtttagtttataaaataattagggttcggaaataTTGTTTTGGGAAAGGATTTTCGTTCGAGCTTTTAATCATCCTTCTGcaaatttcggtattccttctgttctacttCAGTTTATTTTTATcgcattgatagtatagaaatcactagctagtttcccaaagccgattttgttgttttatgttgtctATTTATTCAATCGTCTTAATCATGAATTCGATAGTAAATTACGTCAATTTCTTTGTTGTTATCatctctagtatgagtagctaaattgcttgtgctaggatgtaggggaattatagtgtaggcggcgagAATAATGCGGATCGAATCGCATGTCACGATCGAtcgacatacttggtcgatcgacccgacctcgtggggttttactttcgttttaattgttttaagttctttattcgacaaatcgagtgcacacgactagttgaatatttaggatatgactgacccattagatcgagagatagggacagttgttagatcaccaattaaaatgactaaactatgctgagatcgaaagataggtaaagtttagattataagtcacttttcaggacgagaatcagtattagtgatattagggacttatagcgagatcgaaagatgctatctgttaagagtggaccgagaggacctcttgtttcccggctcatgtgtttgatttagaccgacttagtttgctgccgccgaaactatagtgaaccgaccatcctagtaccccttcttttatctgttttatccgtttatttagtttattgtcttttattgcttttagtatagacccaatcaattcaacccccactttcgttaccttagactaagttagacaattagaaattacattcgcctccttgtggttcgaccctgttaccactagcctaggttagttttaataggaaaatataaatcttatttttaatTGGTGcctacaacgacgggtatcaactaAGCCAAACATCACTTAAACATTGTGCTGGTTCTTCATCCCAAGCTTCCATCACATTGGACACCAACTTGTCAACTATGCTTGCTCTCTTTTTTGTTTGCACTAAATTGAGTTAAAAAACCTCAAGTCTAACACATTTAGATCTGGTGAATTTGGTGATTATTGTGTCAAACTAATGTTGAAACCATTTGAATTGGTTGCTATTAAAAAATCTAGGCCATTTTCCTTTATATGTGGCTTTGCATTGTCTTGCTGGATGATAATATTCTTGCTCATTGATGCTGGCCATTTACTGTGAATGGCTAGGATTACCTTATTTATCAGCATATCCTTAGTGACTTGTTTGTTAATTGACGCCACTGATTTGGTTTCTAGAGTTCCAGCAGGTCTGTTTTTTGACCTCATTTTAGCTGGATCCTGGAAAGTAAATAGGAAAACCCCAATTTTTCCATCAAATAAAAAGTTACCATCTCCATCATAAGTGGGTCTTGAAACTGCTGCCATGAACATTAGTTTAGTGATGAAACTTTTGCTTTAACAGTGCCTATAAGGATCAACTTCTTCACTTAATAGAAAATACTTTGCTCCATCTTGTGAGATAGAGAACCATTTATTATCAATATGGACTATATTTCCCATGTCCTTAAAATTCAAAGAGTTTGATATCCTATCATAACTTAACTTTGAAAGTGAAAATATCAACCTGTTAAATTTGTTCCCATCAGTTAGACTTGAGTGCAATGCTGATGTATGGCTTCTAAGTTTACCTTGTTTAACCCAATTCCAAATTGTTGTAGCTGAGACACCAATTGCTTCACCAAATGCATGCAGTGATCCCCTTTCTCCCATAGGTGTAGCTAATattctgtctactaggacttcaaGTGTTTCCCTCccttttttacctttaattttggaATTTAACTTCAAAGAGTCACCATCTTCTCTTTGACGTTTAGCAACCCTCCAAACTTCAAAGATTGTTTTCCTGTCTAATTGGTATTTTGCTGCAAGGATGTTCATTGAACCTCTTATTGGCTTGTCATCCTTGCTATTCTCGAATAAATAGCATCCTATTCTATGTCTATCATCGTTTGATAGATTTGGACCACGCATATATTGATTATTCTTGGTAAGTATTCACTGTTTTTTGTAGctatttattgttgttgatatTATCTCTATAAACTTGTTACTAACTATTTTATGAAGTGCAGTTCTTTACGCAAACTTTTAGAGAAATTATGAATGAAGAGATGAAGTTGGAAGAGAAGAATATGGAAGAAATGAAGAAGGAAGAGCAGACCAGGAAGTGAAGAAATGAGGAAGTGAATACTGATGTGTAAGCATATGTATGTAATATGTAGTGTACTTGGTTATATAATCTAGGTTTTTGGGGGGAACATTTATGACATTTTAAATTTCCCCCTCTTTTGTAATTTGGTGGGAAATTATAAATCAATGTAAGTTAATTAAGCAGCTTAAACAAACTCTTAATCATTCTGGTTTACATTGTTAAATAAGGCCCACTTGgtactatttcattacttttttattgtttaattaataCCCTTAATTCTTATGCAAAAAGTTTTGGGATGAACatagaaaaatggagggagtatatttttgttttattttgttaacacaaaatctcatttgtgacggcacgtatccgtcactttggagtgacggatatcattttctctcataaatgatccaaatagaggagagagggaagcacatagaggtgcccccaccttgtctccCCTATtcattttgtgagtggcattacccgtcacttgctccgacctgtcttcagcaagactaattgttttGTTAATATGGagtgttattttttttatttgtctAATTGCTCCAGGTGTACTATTATAATTCTACTTCTATGATTATTAATCTGATAAAGGTGCTGTTTGACCAAGCTTAAAAAGTGTATTTATAATTGAAAAAGTAATAGTTTGGTCAAACATGGTAAATTAGAGAGTTTTAAAAGTGCTTTTGAGAAGTCAAAAACTGATTATTCACCCCCAAAAGGAGAAATAGATAtttactacttctacttctacttctactttttacataaataaccaaaaaaacaaacaaaagttgtattaaaatagttaggccaaacatataaattttgtgagAAATCGCTTTTATAAAAGTATGGTCAAACAACTAAAACTTTTCCGAAAAATAACTTGTGAATAAAccccttttaaaaaagaaaagTCATTTTCCATAAGTAAGGCCAAACAACACCAAAAATTTGTATTTTGATTACAGGAGGTTTTAATATGATGCCCACAGTATATAAAGCTATTAAGGTTGGTTCCCCTATATCCATGAATTACGTCTACTTCAATTTGCTAatgatatttttatttttatttttatttttatgggtGGTAATATAGGTAATATACTAATATATTGACGTTATAAGCAAGTATCATATCCTATACCAATCCAATAATCTAAATGTATAAATTAAAAGTTGTGAATCTCATAGTCTTCGCCTATTGTTCTATGATTTCTGTATCTatgattatttattttattttttattttttattttttttgtaacgAGGGAACCCGCAGCCGCTACCTTCGGTGCGCACTGGATAAACCCTCGGGTATACGTaatagcctgcaaaccacgtataccagataagccacccgagggtgacaggctcgaagtctattaggcatggactcaggccaagaatgctccgcaagattttgctcttggtgaggcttgaacctgggtctctgggaatttcacccaagttttagAATTATCCGTAGGAAGTTGAGATCATCTATCCCACTTTTATATCCCATTTCCGGTTTCGATTTAGTTTTATTTATTATTACTTCGCATAGCGTGTGTAATGGCAGATTAATCACGTTGATTTGAATATGATTTCTGCATTAATAGTATGTTTCGAATGTTTAAAATCTACTCTATTGATATTTTATGTTTCTGTTTGCAGTTTTGTAAGTTGTAAGCACATGTATATATAGAAAACGTGAGTTGTAAGCACATGTATAGAGAACGTGGCTTGACTCTTAGAATATGATACACTGTTAAGAATGTATGAGGAAAAAGCGTAATTGTATTATGATGCCAAATTCGGCTTAAATAAGAATACAAGGCAACCGTAATCTCGTAAGTTATGGCAAGAATATAGGAATAATAACCATATGGAAAATACTAACAATATTTCCAAATAGTATGGAATATGTATCCCAATACCCCCTCTCAAGCTGGAGCGTGAAGGTTGAGAACGTCGAGCTTGCTGAGAAGACTAAGGAACTAGGAGCACCCAaggctttggtaaaaatgtcggCCAATTGTGACGTAGTAGACACGTGAGCCGTGGTGATCAAACCATCGAGGATAGCGTCCCGAATAAAATGACAGTCAATTTCAATGTGCTTAGTGTGTTCATGAAAACCGGGGTTGCGAGCGAGATCAATTACCGACTTGCTATCGGAGAATACCTTCATAGGGACATTAATATGAATGTCGAAATTTTGAAGGAGACCTTTCAACCATTTCCATTCACATAGAATGTTTGCCATGGATCGATATTCAGCCTCTGCCGAGGATAACGAGACCGTGTTTTGCTTTTTGGTTTTCCACGATACAGGAGACCCTCTAAGGAGAATGAACCAATCGGTGACGGATCGTCTTGATGACGGACAACCGCCATAATTCGAATCACACCATCCAGTAATACGCAAATCGCTATCTGCGCGAAGTAAAATACCTTGACCCGGGCTTCCCTTTAGGTACTTGACAACCCGTAATGCCGCGGACAGATGTTCCTCTCGAGGTTGATGGAGAAAACGGGACAAAATGTGCACGGCGTAGGATAAATCGAGGCGTGTCACTGATAAATAAACTAGACGACCAACAAGTCGCCTATAAGACTCGACATTGTCGAGGAGCGGGCCAGTAGCTTCACCGAGCTTGTGATGTTGTTCAATGGGGGTCGAAGCAGGCTTACAACCCAAGAGATCGACTTCAGAAATTATATCGAGAGCATATTTTCGTTGGCTAACATAAATTCCTTAGGAACTACGAGAAATTTCGAGACCCAAAAAATATTTGAGGGGCCCCAAATCCTTCATGTGAAAACACTTTCCCAAATACAATTTGAAATTGGCAACAACGGAAGAGTCATTCCCCGCAATAACCAGATCGTCAACATAAATAAGAATAAACAGCCGAACCTGGTTTTGCGAGTAATAGAAGAGCGAATAATCGGAGTGCGATTGTTGAAAACCGTAGTCTTTGAGAGCCGTGGTGAGCTTAGCGAACCAACAACGAGGAGCTTGACGGAGTCCATATAAAGATTTTTTTTAACCGACAAACTTTACCTTCCTTGCCGCGACTGAAACCGGGTGGAATTTTCATGTACACTTCCTCGTCCAAGTCACCATGCAAGAATGCATTATGCACATCCATCTGATGAAGCTCCCATTTGTTAATAACTGCCACAGCTAGGAAAGTGCGGACAGTAACCATTTTAACAACGGGAGCAAAGGTCTCACCATAGTCTAACCCTTCGACTTGATGGTTCCCAAAGACAACTAGACGGGCTTTCAAACATTCAATCGAGCCATCGGACTTGTATTTGATTTTATAAATCCATCGGCAACCAAGGGCCTTTTTGTCAGGTGGAAGATCGGCAAGCTCCCATGTCTCATTCCTTTCAAGGGCATCAATTTCAAGCTTCATAGCTTCGCACCAACCCTCATCACGGATGGCATCTTTGAAGGTCGGGGGTTCAATACCCATGGTCACAGCTGCTAAAAATTGACGATGTTTCGTCGAAAATAAGTGACAATTAAGATAATTTGCTAAGTCATAGGGCGTACCTGAGGACGATGTGGATGAGCTCGGTGGATTAGTGGACCGGGATGGACCGTGCGTGGTACTAAGGACGTATCCGCT is a genomic window containing:
- the LOC141631798 gene encoding uncharacterized protein LOC141631798 — its product is MRGPNLSNDDRHRIGCYLFENSKDDKPIRGSMNILAAKYQLDRKTIFEVWRVAKRQREDGDSLKLNSKIKGKKGRETLEVLVDRILATPMGERGSLHAFGEAIGVSATTIWNWVKQGKLRSHTSALHSSLTDGNKFNRLIFSLSKLSYDRISNSLNFKDMGNIVHIDNKWFSISQDGAKYFLLSEEVDPYRHC